The Solibacillus sp. FSL W7-1464 genome contains a region encoding:
- the rbsC gene encoding ribose ABC transporter permease, with product MLKTSSKEMLGKLGPLLGLFLIVIVITILNPSFMTTDNVLNILRQVSISALIAFGMTFVILTGGIDLSVGSTLALTGAVAATMLASGIDPVLTILAALLLGAILGAVNGIIIAKGKVAPFIATLATMTIYRGLTLVYTDGRPVSDLGNEITFQMLGKGYFFGIPVPVCTMILAFIVLYVIMHKTTFGRRVYAVGGNEAASKLSGINVDRVKIAVYSLTGMLAALSALILTSRLNSAQPTAGTSYELDAIAAVVLGGTSLTGGKGWIFGTLVGALIIGVLNNGLNLIGVSSFFQQVVKGIVILIAVLIDRKKTA from the coding sequence TTGTTAAAAACTAGCTCAAAAGAAATGTTAGGAAAGCTAGGTCCTCTTTTAGGATTATTTTTAATTGTAATTGTCATTACGATTTTAAATCCAAGCTTTATGACAACAGATAATGTTTTGAATATATTACGTCAAGTATCGATTAGCGCGCTCATTGCATTTGGTATGACTTTTGTTATTTTAACCGGCGGTATCGATTTATCAGTCGGTTCGACATTAGCCCTTACAGGTGCAGTAGCTGCCACAATGCTCGCTTCAGGAATAGATCCAGTATTAACGATTCTCGCAGCCTTATTGTTAGGGGCCATTCTAGGTGCTGTAAATGGTATCATCATCGCAAAAGGAAAAGTTGCACCATTCATCGCAACATTGGCAACAATGACAATTTATCGCGGATTAACGTTAGTGTATACGGATGGCCGTCCTGTTTCAGACTTAGGAAATGAAATTACATTCCAAATGTTAGGTAAAGGGTATTTCTTCGGTATTCCAGTTCCGGTATGTACAATGATTCTAGCTTTCATTGTGTTATATGTAATTATGCATAAAACAACATTCGGTCGCCGTGTTTATGCAGTAGGCGGAAATGAAGCAGCTTCTAAATTATCAGGAATCAATGTCGATCGTGTAAAAATTGCAGTGTACTCGTTAACAGGTATGTTGGCTGCTTTATCCGCTCTAATTTTAACTTCTCGTTTAAATTCTGCACAGCCAACAGCTGGAACATCTTATGAGTTGGATGCAATCGCAGCAGTCGTTTTAGGTGGGACAAGTTTAACAGGCGGTAAAGGCTGGATTTTCGGTACATTGGTAGGTGCCTTGATTATCGGAGTGTTGAACAACGGATTGAACTTAATTGGCGTTTCTTCATTCTTCCAGCAAGTGGTAAAAGGGATTGTTATTTTAATCGCGGTATTAATTGACCGTAAAAAAACAGCGTAG